In the Pithys albifrons albifrons isolate INPA30051 chromosome 3, PitAlb_v1, whole genome shotgun sequence genome, one interval contains:
- the GPR22 gene encoding G-protein coupled receptor 22 — MCFSPILEVNMQSESNITVRDAIDDIDTNMYQPLSYPLSFQVSLTGFLMLEIVLGLGSNLTVLVLYCMKSNLINSVSNIITMNLHVLDVIICVGCIPLTIVILLLSLESNTALICCFHEACVSFASVSTAINVFAITLDRYDISVKPANRILTMGRAVILMTSIWIISLFSFLIPFIEVNFFSLQSASTWENKTLLCVSTNEYYTELGMYYHILVQIPIFFFTVIVMLITYTKILQALNIRIGTRFTTGQKKKARKKKTISLTTQHETTDMSQSGGGKNVVFGVRTSVSVIIALRRAVKRHRERRERQKRVFRMSLLIISTFLLCWTPISVLNTTILCLGPSDLLVKLRLCFLVMAYGTTIFHPLLYAFTRQKFQKVLKSKMKKRVVSIVEADPMPNNAIIHNSWIEPKRNKKITFEDNEVRQKCLVPQVVTD; from the coding sequence GATGACATCGACACCAACATGTACCAACCACTGTCATATCCATTAAGCTTTCAAGTTTCTCTCACCGGATTTTTGATGTTAGAAATTGTTTTGGGACTTGGCAGCAACCTCACCGTGCTGGTACTTTACTGTATGAAATCCAACTTAATCAATTCTGTCAGTAACATAATTACAATGAACCTTCATGTACTTGATGTAATAATTTGTGTGGGATGTATTCCTCTAACTATAGTTATCCTTCTGCTTTCACTGGAGAGTAACACTGCTCTCATCTGCTGCTTCCACGAGGCTTGTGTCTCTTTTGCAAGCGTTTCAACTGCAATCAACGTCTTTGCCATCACCCTGGACCGCTACGACATCTCTGTAAAACCTGCCAATCGAATTCTGACCATGGGAAGGGCTGTGATATTAATGACGTCAATATGGatcatttcacttttttccttcctgattCCTTTCATCGAAGTCAACTTTTTCAGTCTTCAAAGTGCAAGTACTTGGGAAAATAAGACACTTCTGTGTGTGAGTACAAATGAGTACTACACTGAACTCGGAATGTACTACCACATTCTCGTTCAGATTCCAATATTCTTCTTCACTGTTATAGTAATGCTAATTACATACACCAAAATACTCCAGGCCCTAAATATTCGGATTGGTACAAGATTTACAACAGGACAAAAGAAGaaagccagaaagaaaaaaactatttCTCTGACCACTCAGCATGAGACTACAGATATGTCCCAGagtggaggaggaaaaaatgttGTGTTTGGTGTCAGGACTTCTGTGTCTGTCATAATCGCTCTGCGCCGAGCTGTGAAACGGCACCGGGAGCGGCGAGAACGGCAAAAGAGAGTCTTCAGAATGTCCCTCTTGATCATCTCAacattcctgctctgctggacaCCCATCTCTGTTTTAAACACCACCATCTTATGTTTGGGCCCAAGTGACCTTTTGGTAAAGCTGAGATTATGTTTTCTAGTAATGGCATATGGAACAACTATATTTCACCCTCTACTTTACGCATTCACAAGGCAAAAGTTTCAGAAAGTTCTGAAAAGTAAGATGAAAAAGCGAGTGGTTTCAATAGTGGAAGCAGATCCCATGCCAAATAACGCTATAATACACAACTCATGGATAGAGcccaaaaggaacaaaaagatTACCTTTGAAGACAACGAAGTAAGGCAGAAATGTTTAGTACCTCAGGTTGTCACTGACTAG